The following proteins are encoded in a genomic region of Ostrea edulis chromosome 7, xbOstEdul1.1, whole genome shotgun sequence:
- the LOC130047603 gene encoding uncharacterized protein LOC130047603, with protein sequence MDDYGRCQDPTLFEVDDDVYVISAKGSGQMFSTKRCSLRFRTKANQHLCVEFKHFQIDDCSVHFNLFQEKWPVNLHMEPDDVYLYRGYSCGDAPETVCSTATNLTLQLYKRIIHVQEYSFSVELSSKSDHDERWVIVGVISGLLLTVILVIVVCRCRKKNRQICEAFRRRQNEDNLHDTSFI encoded by the exons ATGGATGATTATGGAAGGTGTCAGGACCCGACATTGTTTGAAGTTGATGATGATGTGTATGTTATCTCTGCCAAAGGAAGTGGTCAGATGTTCTCCACAAAAAGGTGCTCACTTCGCTTCAGAACAAAAGCAAATCAACACCTTTGCGTAGAGTTTAAACATTTccagattgatgactgttctgTACATTTCAATTTATTCCAAGAAAAATGGCCTGTAAATCTTCATATGGAACCAGATGACGTCTACTTGTAT CGAGGGTACAGTTGTGGAGATGCTCCAGAAACTGTGTGCAGTACAGCCACGAACTTGACCCTTCAACTTTACAAAAGAATCATCCACGTACAAGAATACAGCTTTTCTGTTGAACTTTCATCAAAATCAGATCACG ATGAGCGCTGGGTAATAGTGGGAGTGATATCAGGGCTTCTGCTTACTGTCATACTTGTCATCGTTGTCTGTCGCTGCCGTAAGAAAAACAGGCAAATTTGCGAGGCATTCCGAAGAAGACAGAATGAGGACAATTTACATGATACCAGTTTTATTTAA